The following proteins come from a genomic window of Theileria equi strain WA chromosome 2 map unlocalized gcontig_1105316255037, whole genome shotgun sequence:
- a CDS encoding signal peptide containing protein (encoded by transcript BEWA_038570A), protein MNVFSILLVTCLLGLCHCSRSKFPAAEPFVEVLDDYPEMETRRSGSSGKRLVWDMAHGIVYEEYTQSLARRHDYENVEYISAEASKMNTHSGNTTIPVTLDLSKPDEELCRAIKTDIDGIPAVVYLPKSNQINKIVNGKKDVWIASKIKAGRRTVFKVHEEKCFYCVAFLKGNKPCMVAIGAELLQSKFLQYSTYKDNKWSRSATVDEKEIDALKVKTNTLTKFTLDLSSLKEYDEKYQLVKCGKDGVNRLVTPQPGNLIERIVDGNLEVWTASDNQVCYLCEYYPKDDSGEIKLHVRKNEDSFSFTLFDKVDGSWKKR, encoded by the coding sequence atgaatgtcttttccattctcctGGTAACCTGTCTACTGGGACTTTGCCATTGCAGTAGGTCCAAATTTCCCGCTGCTGAGCCCTTTGTAGAGGTTCTAGACGACTATCCCGAAATGGAGACAAGGAGAAGTGGATCAAGCGGCAAGAGACTTGTCTGGGATATGGCCCATGGAATAGTCTATGAAGAGTATACGCAATCCTTGGCTCGCAGACATgattatgaaaatgtagaatataTATCAGCGGAAGCTTCGAAGATGAACACTCACTCTGGAAATACTACTATTCCCGTTACTCTCGATCTTTCAAAACCTGATGAAGAACTCTGCAGAGCCATTAAAACAGATATTGATGGCATTCCTGCAGTAGTATACCTCCCAAAGTCTAACCAAATTAATAAGATTgtgaatggaaagaagGATGTATGGATAGCATCTAAGATAAAGGCTGGCAGACGCACGGTCTTTAAAGTGCATGAAGAGAAATGTTTCTACTGCGTGGCATTCCTTAAGGGAAACAAACCATGTATGGTGGCTATTGGTGCAGAGTTACTTCAAAGTAAATTCTTGCAATACTCCACTTACAAGGACAATAAATGGTCAAGATCAGCAACGGtagatgaaaaggaaattgaTGCCTTGAAAGTAAAGACTAATACACTCACCAAGTTTACTTTGGATCTATCTTCTCTCAAGGAATATGACGAAAAATACCaacttgtaaaatgtgGAAAGGATGGTGTTAATCGTTTGGTTACTCCACAACCTGGCAATCTTATAGAAAGAATCGTAGATGGAAATTTGGAAGTATGGACTGCCAGTGATAATCAAGTTTGCTATCTCTGTGAATATTATCCCAAGGATGACTCTGGAGAGATAAAGTTACATGTCAGGAAGAACGAAGACTCATTTTCGTTCACTCTCTTTGATAAGGTCGATGGCAGctggaagaaaaggtaa